Proteins encoded within one genomic window of Lynx canadensis isolate LIC74 chromosome B2, mLynCan4.pri.v2, whole genome shotgun sequence:
- the PLA2G7 gene encoding platelet-activating factor acetylhydrolase isoform X3, translating into MLPSKLHALFCLCSSLALVHPFDWQDLNPVAHIRSSAWVNKIQALMAAASVGQTKIPKGNGSYSVGCTDLMFDYSNKGTFLRLYYPSQEDDHSDTLWIPNKEYFFGLSKFLGTHWLMGKILSFFFGSMTTPANWNSPLRTGEKYPLIVFSHGLGAFRTIYSAVGIDLASHGFIVAAVEHRDGSASATYYFRDQSAVEIGNKSWLYLKTLKPGDQEVPLRNEQVRQRAKECSQALDLILDIDRGRPVKNALDVEFDMEQLKDSIDRNKLAVIGHSFGGATVIQTLSEDQRFRCGIALDAWMLPLGDEVYSRIPQPLFFINSERFQYPANIIKMKKCYSPDKERKMITIRGSVHQNFVDFTFATGKIIGYMFTLKGDIDSNVAIDLSNKASLAFLQKHLGLQKDFDQWDSLIEGEDDNLIPGTNIDTTNQHVTLQNSTGREK; encoded by the exons ATGTTGCCATCCAAATTGCATGCGCTTTTCTGCCTCTGCAGCAGCCTCGCACTGGTTCATCCTTTTGACTGGCAAGACCTAAATCCTGTTGCCCATATTAGATCATCAG catggGTCAATAAAATACAAGCTCTGATGGCTGCTGCAAGCGTAGGCCAAACTAAAATTCCCAAAGGAAATGGCTCTTATTCTGTCGGTTGTACAGACTTGATGTTTGATTACAGTAATAAG ggCACCTTCTTGCGTTTGTATTATCCATCCCAAGAGGATGACCACTCTGACACCCTTTGGATCccaaacaaagaatatttttttggtCTTAGTAAATTTCTTGGAACACACTGGCTTATGGGCAAAATACTGAGCTTCTTTTTTG GTTCAATGACAACTCCTGCAAACTGGAATTCTCCTCTGAGGACTGGTGAAAAATACCCACTAATAGTTTTTTCTCATGGTCTTGGAGCATTCCG gacAATTTATTCTGCTGTTGGCATTGATCTTGCATCTCATGGGTTCATAGTTGCTGCTGTAGAACACAG AGACGGATCTGCGTCTGCGACTTACTATTTCAGGGACCAGTCTGCTGTAGAAATAGGGAACAAGTCTTGGCTCTATCTTAAAACCCTAAAACCAGGGGACCAGGAGGTGCCTCTACGAAATGAGCAG GTGCGCCAAAGGGCAAAGGAGTGTTCCCAGGCTCTCGATTTGATTCTGGACATTGATCGTGGAAGGCCAGTGAAGAATGCATTAGATGTAGAGTTTGATATGGAACAACTGAAG GACTCTATTGACAGGAATAAATTAGCAGTAATTGGACATTCTTTTGGTGGAGCCACAGTTATTCAGACTCTTAGTGAAGACCAGAGATTCAG GTGTGGTATTGCCCTGGATGCATGGATGCTTCCATTGGGTGATGAAGTATATTCCAGAATTCCTCAGCCCCTCTTTTTTATCAACTCGGAACGGTTCCAATATCCTGCtaatatcataaaaatgaaaaaatgctaCTCAcctgacaaagaaagaaaaatgattacaatCAG gGGTTCAGTGCATCAGAATTTTGTGGATTTCACTTTTGCAACTGGCAAAATAATTGGATACATGTTCACTTTAAAAGGAGATATCGATTCAAATGTAGCAATTGATCTTAGCAACAAAGCTTCATTAGCATTCTTACAAAAGCATTTAG gacTGCAGAAAGATTTTGATCAGTGGGATTCTTTAATTGAAGGAGAAGATGATAATCTTATTCCAGGGACCAACATTGACACCACCAACCAGCATGTCACTCTACAGAACTctacaggaagagagaaatag
- the PLA2G7 gene encoding platelet-activating factor acetylhydrolase isoform X1 yields MRHFQTDWKLSWQPLWRTSSAWPLLSLTALARSHSGAVTQSPWSSLRGNLKTCSHEGEGEAGVLINRCSPAWVNKIQALMAAASVGQTKIPKGNGSYSVGCTDLMFDYSNKGTFLRLYYPSQEDDHSDTLWIPNKEYFFGLSKFLGTHWLMGKILSFFFGSMTTPANWNSPLRTGEKYPLIVFSHGLGAFRTIYSAVGIDLASHGFIVAAVEHRDGSASATYYFRDQSAVEIGNKSWLYLKTLKPGDQEVPLRNEQVRQRAKECSQALDLILDIDRGRPVKNALDVEFDMEQLKDSIDRNKLAVIGHSFGGATVIQTLSEDQRFRCGIALDAWMLPLGDEVYSRIPQPLFFINSERFQYPANIIKMKKCYSPDKERKMITIRGSVHQNFVDFTFATGKIIGYMFTLKGDIDSNVAIDLSNKASLAFLQKHLGLQKDFDQWDSLIEGEDDNLIPGTNIDTTNQHVTLQNSTGREK; encoded by the exons ATGAGGCATTTTCAGACAGATTGGAAGCTCAGCTGGCAACCACTGTGGAGAACTTCCTCAGCGTGGCCCCTTCTGTCCCTCACTGCCCTAGCCCGCTCTCACTCAGGCGCAGTGACACAAAGCCCCTGGAGTTCTCTCAGAGGCAACCTCAAAACCTGCTCCCATGAAGGTGAAGGAGAGGCAGGTGTCTTGATCAACAGGTGTAGTCCTG catggGTCAATAAAATACAAGCTCTGATGGCTGCTGCAAGCGTAGGCCAAACTAAAATTCCCAAAGGAAATGGCTCTTATTCTGTCGGTTGTACAGACTTGATGTTTGATTACAGTAATAAG ggCACCTTCTTGCGTTTGTATTATCCATCCCAAGAGGATGACCACTCTGACACCCTTTGGATCccaaacaaagaatatttttttggtCTTAGTAAATTTCTTGGAACACACTGGCTTATGGGCAAAATACTGAGCTTCTTTTTTG GTTCAATGACAACTCCTGCAAACTGGAATTCTCCTCTGAGGACTGGTGAAAAATACCCACTAATAGTTTTTTCTCATGGTCTTGGAGCATTCCG gacAATTTATTCTGCTGTTGGCATTGATCTTGCATCTCATGGGTTCATAGTTGCTGCTGTAGAACACAG AGACGGATCTGCGTCTGCGACTTACTATTTCAGGGACCAGTCTGCTGTAGAAATAGGGAACAAGTCTTGGCTCTATCTTAAAACCCTAAAACCAGGGGACCAGGAGGTGCCTCTACGAAATGAGCAG GTGCGCCAAAGGGCAAAGGAGTGTTCCCAGGCTCTCGATTTGATTCTGGACATTGATCGTGGAAGGCCAGTGAAGAATGCATTAGATGTAGAGTTTGATATGGAACAACTGAAG GACTCTATTGACAGGAATAAATTAGCAGTAATTGGACATTCTTTTGGTGGAGCCACAGTTATTCAGACTCTTAGTGAAGACCAGAGATTCAG GTGTGGTATTGCCCTGGATGCATGGATGCTTCCATTGGGTGATGAAGTATATTCCAGAATTCCTCAGCCCCTCTTTTTTATCAACTCGGAACGGTTCCAATATCCTGCtaatatcataaaaatgaaaaaatgctaCTCAcctgacaaagaaagaaaaatgattacaatCAG gGGTTCAGTGCATCAGAATTTTGTGGATTTCACTTTTGCAACTGGCAAAATAATTGGATACATGTTCACTTTAAAAGGAGATATCGATTCAAATGTAGCAATTGATCTTAGCAACAAAGCTTCATTAGCATTCTTACAAAAGCATTTAG gacTGCAGAAAGATTTTGATCAGTGGGATTCTTTAATTGAAGGAGAAGATGATAATCTTATTCCAGGGACCAACATTGACACCACCAACCAGCATGTCACTCTACAGAACTctacaggaagagagaaatag
- the PLA2G7 gene encoding platelet-activating factor acetylhydrolase isoform X2 produces MRHFQTDWKLSWQPLWRTSSAWPLLSLTALARSHSGAVTQSPWSSLRGNLKTCSHEGEGEAGVLINRCSPAWVNKIQALMAAASVGQTKIPKGNGSYSVGCTDLMFDYSNKGTFLRLYYPSQEDDHSDTLWIPNKEYFFGLSKFLGTHWLMGKILSFFFGSMTTPANWNSPLRTGEKYPLIVFSHGLGAFRTIYSAVGIDLASHGFIVAAVEHRDGSASATYYFRDQSAVEIGNKSWLYLKTLKPGDQEVPLRNEQVRQRAKECSQALDLILDIDRGRPVKNALDVEFDMEQLKDSIDRNKLAVIGHSFGGATVIQTLSEDQRFRCGIALDAWMLPLGDEVYSRIPQPLFFINSERFQYPANIIKMKKCYSPDKERKMITIRGSVHQNFVDFTFATGKIIGYMFTLKGDIDSNVAIDLSNKASLAFLQKHLGKKLRVFHDTNQVLLKTKLFYCSVSPILTVSSWFTMAQNSKSV; encoded by the exons ATGAGGCATTTTCAGACAGATTGGAAGCTCAGCTGGCAACCACTGTGGAGAACTTCCTCAGCGTGGCCCCTTCTGTCCCTCACTGCCCTAGCCCGCTCTCACTCAGGCGCAGTGACACAAAGCCCCTGGAGTTCTCTCAGAGGCAACCTCAAAACCTGCTCCCATGAAGGTGAAGGAGAGGCAGGTGTCTTGATCAACAGGTGTAGTCCTG catggGTCAATAAAATACAAGCTCTGATGGCTGCTGCAAGCGTAGGCCAAACTAAAATTCCCAAAGGAAATGGCTCTTATTCTGTCGGTTGTACAGACTTGATGTTTGATTACAGTAATAAG ggCACCTTCTTGCGTTTGTATTATCCATCCCAAGAGGATGACCACTCTGACACCCTTTGGATCccaaacaaagaatatttttttggtCTTAGTAAATTTCTTGGAACACACTGGCTTATGGGCAAAATACTGAGCTTCTTTTTTG GTTCAATGACAACTCCTGCAAACTGGAATTCTCCTCTGAGGACTGGTGAAAAATACCCACTAATAGTTTTTTCTCATGGTCTTGGAGCATTCCG gacAATTTATTCTGCTGTTGGCATTGATCTTGCATCTCATGGGTTCATAGTTGCTGCTGTAGAACACAG AGACGGATCTGCGTCTGCGACTTACTATTTCAGGGACCAGTCTGCTGTAGAAATAGGGAACAAGTCTTGGCTCTATCTTAAAACCCTAAAACCAGGGGACCAGGAGGTGCCTCTACGAAATGAGCAG GTGCGCCAAAGGGCAAAGGAGTGTTCCCAGGCTCTCGATTTGATTCTGGACATTGATCGTGGAAGGCCAGTGAAGAATGCATTAGATGTAGAGTTTGATATGGAACAACTGAAG GACTCTATTGACAGGAATAAATTAGCAGTAATTGGACATTCTTTTGGTGGAGCCACAGTTATTCAGACTCTTAGTGAAGACCAGAGATTCAG GTGTGGTATTGCCCTGGATGCATGGATGCTTCCATTGGGTGATGAAGTATATTCCAGAATTCCTCAGCCCCTCTTTTTTATCAACTCGGAACGGTTCCAATATCCTGCtaatatcataaaaatgaaaaaatgctaCTCAcctgacaaagaaagaaaaatgattacaatCAG gGGTTCAGTGCATCAGAATTTTGTGGATTTCACTTTTGCAACTGGCAAAATAATTGGATACATGTTCACTTTAAAAGGAGATATCGATTCAAATGTAGCAATTGATCTTAGCAACAAAGCTTCATTAGCATTCTTACAAAAGCATTTAGGTAAGAAACTAAGAGTGTTTCATGACACAAACcag gTGCTTCTTAAGACAAAACTGTTTTATTGCAGTGTGAGTCCCATTTTAACTGTCTCCAGTTGGTTTACAATGGCCCAGAACAGTAAATCAGTTTGA